Proteins encoded by one window of Homoserinimonas aerilata:
- the secD gene encoding protein translocase subunit SecD, which produces MAPRSTPVKKAWRSLTWLGVIIVGLIALNAGGVLWQGSGWTPKLALDLEGGTQIILAPQLESGQQVTGEQLDQAVSIIRQRINASGVSEAEINTQGTQNIVVSIPGTPDRETLDRIESSAKLEFRPVLVASGASTGSMGDASGAPSATPEAEQPTESLSSTPSVSPSNASDLNWITPALEDQYTNFDCATLDEAGTNVAPADEPLITCDDTRTAKYILGPVEVSGERIADATHSLVANSQGVSTGQWGVNIIFDDEGSKEFSEVTTRLFSMTGVQNQFAIVLDGSVISAPTTNAVITNGKPQITGNFTQDTSKTLADQLKFGALPIGFVVQSNENISATLGTSQLYSGLLAGLIGLALVVVYSLFQYRTLGLVTVASLTVAAVIVYLVINLLSWREGYRLSLAGVAGLIVSIGITADSFIVYFERIRDELRDGRALDSAVESGWKRAFRTVLASDTVNFLAAAILFVLAVGNVRGFALTLGITTIIDIVVVSLFTHPVLQLLAKTRFFGEGHRFSGLDPRALGAVYRGRAQFREPAAALSKKTAGASREAARRQTIAERKAAEQSTSAPKGKDS; this is translated from the coding sequence GTGGCACCACGATCGACCCCGGTCAAGAAGGCCTGGCGTTCCCTGACCTGGCTCGGCGTGATCATCGTCGGCCTCATCGCCCTCAACGCCGGTGGCGTTCTGTGGCAGGGCTCCGGCTGGACCCCGAAGCTCGCGCTCGACCTAGAGGGCGGCACGCAGATCATCCTTGCACCTCAGCTCGAGAGCGGGCAGCAGGTGACAGGCGAGCAGCTCGATCAGGCGGTCTCGATCATCCGCCAGAGAATCAACGCCTCCGGCGTCTCTGAGGCCGAGATCAACACGCAGGGCACCCAGAACATCGTCGTCTCCATCCCGGGCACGCCCGACCGTGAGACGCTCGACCGTATCGAGTCATCCGCAAAGCTCGAGTTCCGGCCTGTTCTGGTGGCATCCGGTGCCTCCACCGGCTCGATGGGCGACGCCTCCGGCGCCCCGTCTGCGACGCCCGAGGCGGAGCAGCCCACGGAGAGCCTCAGCAGCACCCCGAGCGTGAGTCCGAGCAATGCGAGCGACCTGAACTGGATCACGCCCGCGCTCGAAGACCAGTACACGAACTTCGACTGCGCGACGCTCGACGAAGCTGGCACGAATGTCGCCCCGGCCGACGAACCGCTGATCACCTGCGACGACACGCGCACCGCGAAGTACATCCTGGGCCCGGTCGAGGTCTCCGGCGAACGGATCGCGGATGCGACGCACAGCCTGGTGGCCAACAGCCAGGGCGTCAGCACGGGCCAGTGGGGCGTCAACATCATCTTCGATGACGAGGGCAGCAAGGAGTTCTCCGAGGTCACGACGCGCCTCTTCTCGATGACCGGAGTGCAGAACCAGTTCGCGATCGTGCTCGACGGCAGCGTCATCTCCGCCCCGACGACGAACGCCGTGATCACCAACGGCAAACCCCAGATCACCGGAAACTTCACGCAGGACACCTCCAAGACACTGGCCGACCAACTCAAGTTCGGCGCGCTTCCGATCGGCTTCGTGGTGCAGAGCAACGAGAACATTTCTGCCACGCTGGGCACCAGCCAGCTCTACAGCGGCCTTCTGGCCGGACTCATCGGCCTCGCGCTCGTTGTGGTGTACTCACTGTTCCAGTACCGCACTCTCGGCCTCGTCACGGTCGCGTCGCTGACGGTGGCTGCGGTGATCGTCTACCTCGTCATCAACCTGCTGTCGTGGCGCGAAGGCTATCGACTCTCCCTCGCCGGCGTCGCCGGCCTCATCGTGTCGATCGGTATCACCGCGGACTCCTTCATCGTCTACTTCGAGCGCATCCGAGATGAACTCAGAGACGGGCGCGCGCTGGACTCGGCGGTCGAGTCAGGATGGAAGCGTGCATTCCGCACCGTCCTCGCCTCAGACACCGTCAACTTCCTCGCTGCGGCGATCCTGTTCGTGCTTGCCGTCGGCAATGTGCGCGGTTTCGCGTTGACCCTCGGCATCACGACCATCATCGACATCGTCGTGGTTTCGCTGTTCACGCATCCGGTGCTCCAGTTGCTCGCCAAGACCCGCTTCTTCGGCGAGGGACATCGCTTCAGCGGATTGGACCCCCGCGCCCTGGGTGCCGTCTACCGAGGGCGAGCACAGTTCCGGGAGCCTGCGGCAGCTCTGAGTAAGAAGACCGCGGGTGCCAGTCGCGAGGCAGCACGCCGACAGACGATCGCCGAGCGCAAGGCTGCGGAGCAGTCGACCAGCGCTCCGAAGGGGAAGGATTCCTGA
- the thrS gene encoding threonine--tRNA ligase, whose product MSQQTGFDLFTDRSIVAMRVNGELKDLAATVTTGDDVEAVTIDSQDGLNILRHSAAHVAAQAIQSINPEAKLGIGPPITDGFYYDFDVEEPFTPEDLKAFEKAMERIVKQGQRFVRRVVTDDEARAELAGEPYKLELIGLKGSASEGGDNESVEVGAGELTIYDNVDPKSGETVWKDLCRGPHLPNTRMIGNGWKLMRTAAAYWRGSEKNKQLQRVYGTAWPTKDELRAHTTRLEEAAKRDHRKLGAELDLFSFPDEIGSGLAVFHPRGGIIRHEIEQFMRERLLENDYELVNTPHITKGHLFETSQHLNWYKDGMFPAMHLDEEQDAEGNITKQGQDYYLKPMNCPFHNLIFRARGRSYRELPLRLAEFGTVYRYEKSGTLSGLTRVRGLTQDDAHIYVTPDQVKDEIKSQLEFVFETLRGYGLNDFYLELSTRDPEKSVGTDEQWEEATETLRQVGIESGLELVADPGGAAFYGPKISVQARDAIGRTWQLSTVQLDFNQPALFDLEYTASDGSRQQPVMIHRALLGSIERFFAILLEHYAGAFPVWLSPVQVVGVPVAEEYNEYLADVITRLRSRGVRAEADLSSDRMPKKIRTHTKAKVPFQLIAGEEDRAAGAVSFRFRDGRQENGVPVDEAIDRILEAIRTKVQV is encoded by the coding sequence ATGAGCCAGCAGACAGGATTCGACCTCTTCACGGACCGTTCGATCGTCGCAATGCGCGTCAACGGCGAGCTGAAAGATCTCGCTGCGACGGTCACGACAGGTGACGACGTCGAAGCGGTGACGATCGATTCGCAGGACGGCCTGAACATCCTGCGTCACTCTGCGGCGCATGTCGCGGCTCAGGCGATCCAATCCATCAACCCCGAGGCGAAGCTCGGCATCGGCCCGCCCATCACCGATGGCTTCTACTACGACTTCGATGTCGAGGAGCCGTTCACTCCCGAGGATCTGAAGGCCTTCGAGAAGGCGATGGAACGCATCGTCAAGCAGGGCCAGCGTTTCGTCCGTCGTGTCGTCACCGACGACGAGGCCAGGGCCGAGCTCGCGGGTGAACCGTACAAGCTGGAACTCATCGGTCTCAAGGGCAGCGCATCCGAAGGTGGCGACAATGAGTCCGTCGAGGTGGGTGCCGGCGAGCTGACCATCTACGACAATGTCGATCCGAAGAGCGGCGAGACGGTCTGGAAGGACCTGTGCCGGGGCCCGCATCTGCCGAACACCCGCATGATCGGCAACGGCTGGAAGCTCATGCGCACCGCCGCCGCATACTGGCGTGGTTCGGAGAAGAACAAGCAGCTTCAGCGCGTCTATGGCACGGCATGGCCCACCAAGGATGAGCTCAGGGCTCACACGACCCGCCTTGAGGAGGCCGCCAAGCGCGATCACCGCAAGCTCGGCGCAGAGCTCGACCTGTTCTCGTTCCCCGACGAGATCGGCTCCGGCCTCGCGGTGTTCCACCCGCGCGGCGGCATCATCCGTCACGAGATCGAACAGTTCATGCGCGAGCGCCTGCTCGAGAACGACTATGAACTCGTCAACACGCCCCACATCACCAAGGGGCACCTCTTCGAGACCAGCCAGCACCTGAACTGGTACAAGGACGGGATGTTCCCGGCGATGCACCTTGACGAGGAGCAGGATGCCGAGGGCAACATCACCAAGCAGGGCCAGGACTACTACCTGAAGCCCATGAACTGCCCGTTCCACAACCTGATCTTCAGGGCGCGCGGCCGCAGCTACCGTGAGCTGCCCCTGCGACTCGCCGAGTTCGGCACCGTGTACCGCTATGAGAAGAGCGGCACGCTCTCTGGACTGACCCGCGTGCGCGGCCTCACTCAGGACGACGCCCACATCTACGTGACCCCAGACCAGGTCAAGGACGAGATCAAGAGTCAGCTCGAGTTCGTCTTCGAGACGCTGCGCGGCTACGGTCTCAACGACTTCTATCTTGAGCTGTCGACGCGCGACCCCGAGAAGTCCGTCGGCACTGACGAACAGTGGGAAGAGGCGACGGAGACCCTTCGTCAGGTGGGCATCGAGTCAGGGCTCGAGCTTGTCGCCGACCCGGGTGGCGCCGCGTTCTACGGGCCCAAGATCTCGGTTCAGGCGCGTGACGCCATCGGGCGCACCTGGCAGCTCTCAACGGTGCAGCTGGACTTCAACCAGCCTGCCCTGTTTGACCTCGAGTACACCGCATCCGATGGCTCCCGGCAGCAGCCGGTCATGATCCACCGTGCGCTTCTCGGCTCGATCGAACGCTTCTTTGCAATCCTGCTCGAGCACTATGCGGGGGCATTCCCCGTCTGGCTCTCGCCCGTTCAGGTAGTGGGCGTGCCCGTCGCCGAGGAATATAACGAGTACCTCGCCGATGTCATCACCCGGCTCCGGTCCCGTGGCGTGCGCGCCGAAGCGGATCTCTCAAGCGATCGGATGCCCAAGAAGATTCGCACCCACACCAAGGCGAAGGTGCCGTTCCAGCTGATCGCCGGCGAGGAGGACCGCGCCGCAGGTGCCGTCAGCTTCAGGTTCCGCGACGGCCGGCAGGAGAACGGTGTGCCCGTCGACGAGGCGATCGACCGCATCCTGGAGGCCATCCGCACCAAGGTGCAGGTGTGA
- a CDS encoding HIT family protein — protein sequence MASYDPDEFAGFEVEKGADFAATPDTFQRLWTPHRLVYVEDGQQPDADACPFCLAPGKSDEDALIVARGQHAYVLLNLFPYNSGHLLVCPYRHIASYDEASPEEVAEIGSLTQTAMAVLTATSSCEGFNIGMNQGQIAGAGIAGHLHQHIVPRWPLDSNFFPIIARTKAMPKLLGEVRDEISSAWPA from the coding sequence ATGGCCTCATACGATCCCGACGAGTTCGCAGGCTTCGAGGTTGAGAAGGGGGCCGATTTCGCGGCCACGCCGGATACCTTCCAACGTCTGTGGACCCCGCACCGCCTCGTCTACGTCGAGGACGGGCAGCAGCCGGATGCGGACGCTTGCCCCTTCTGCCTCGCCCCGGGCAAGTCCGACGAGGACGCCCTGATCGTGGCACGCGGGCAGCACGCCTACGTTCTGCTCAATCTCTTCCCCTACAACTCCGGCCATCTCCTCGTATGCCCGTACCGGCACATCGCAAGTTACGACGAGGCATCGCCCGAGGAGGTGGCCGAGATCGGCAGCCTCACCCAGACGGCCATGGCTGTGCTCACCGCGACGTCGTCCTGCGAAGGCTTCAACATCGGCATGAACCAGGGGCAGATCGCCGGCGCAGGAATAGCGGGCCATCTGCATCAGCACATCGTGCCCCGCTGGCCGCTCGACTCCAATTTCTTCCCGATCATCGCGCGCACCAAAGCCATGCCGAAGCTGCTCGGCGAGGTCCGGGACGAGATCTCCTCGGCCTGGCCCGCATAG
- a CDS encoding YebC/PmpR family DNA-binding transcriptional regulator, giving the protein MSGHSKWATTKHKKAIIDSRRAKSFAKLIKNIEVAAKMGGADLSGNPTLVDAIQKAKKTSVPNDNIDRAVKRGAGLSGESIDYATIMYEGYAQGGVALLIECLTDNKNRAAAEVRTAMTRNGGNMADPGSVAYNFNRKGVISITKTDDVSEDDILMAVLDAGAEEVADRGAGFEVITEPSELVAARTALQEAGIDYDSSEAEFVPNLSVEVDAETARKVFKLIDALEDLDDVQNIFANYSVSAETQAELDADDE; this is encoded by the coding sequence ATGTCAGGTCACTCCAAGTGGGCAACCACGAAGCACAAGAAGGCGATCATCGACTCGCGCCGCGCGAAGTCGTTTGCGAAGCTCATCAAGAACATCGAGGTCGCGGCGAAGATGGGCGGTGCCGATCTCTCCGGCAACCCGACACTCGTCGACGCCATCCAGAAGGCCAAGAAGACCTCGGTCCCCAACGACAACATCGATCGGGCCGTCAAGCGTGGCGCCGGGCTCAGCGGCGAGTCGATCGACTACGCGACGATCATGTATGAGGGCTACGCGCAGGGCGGCGTCGCGCTGCTCATCGAGTGCCTCACCGACAACAAGAACCGTGCCGCCGCAGAGGTTCGCACCGCGATGACCCGCAATGGCGGCAACATGGCCGACCCGGGCAGCGTCGCCTACAACTTCAACCGCAAGGGCGTCATCTCCATCACGAAGACGGATGATGTGAGCGAGGACGACATCCTCATGGCCGTCCTCGACGCGGGGGCTGAAGAGGTCGCCGATCGCGGCGCGGGCTTCGAGGTGATCACCGAACCGAGCGAACTGGTCGCCGCCCGTACTGCTCTGCAGGAGGCGGGAATCGACTACGACTCATCAGAGGCGGAGTTCGTTCCCAACCTCAGCGTCGAGGTCGATGCGGAGACCGCACGCAAGGTGTTCAAGCTGATCGACGCCCTTGAAGACCTCGACGATGTGCAGAACATCTTCGCCAACTACTCGGTTAGCGCTGAGACACAGGCCGAACTCGACGCAGACGACGAGTAG
- the pdxS gene encoding pyridoxal 5'-phosphate synthase lyase subunit PdxS, protein MVDSTQNNDTTAGVGSNRVKRGLAEMLKGGVIMDVVNAEQAKIAEDAGAVAVMALERVPADIRSQGGVARMSDPDLIDGIIETVSIPVMAKARIGHFVEAQVLQSLGVDYIDESEVLSPADYVNHIDKWPFTVPFVCGATNLGEALRRINEGAAMIRSKGEAGTGDVSEATKHIRTIKREIARLASLSNDELYVAAKDLQAPYDLVLEVAKTGTLPVVLFTAGGVATPADAALMMQLGADGVFVGSGIFKSGDPAKRAAAIVKATTFFDDPAVIAETSRGLGEAMVGINVADLAAPHRLSERGW, encoded by the coding sequence ATGGTTGACAGCACACAGAACAACGACACGACCGCGGGCGTCGGGTCGAACCGGGTCAAGCGAGGCCTTGCGGAGATGCTCAAGGGCGGCGTCATCATGGACGTCGTCAACGCCGAGCAGGCGAAGATCGCAGAGGATGCCGGCGCCGTCGCCGTCATGGCTCTCGAGCGCGTTCCCGCCGACATCCGTTCGCAGGGCGGCGTGGCCCGCATGAGCGACCCCGACCTCATCGACGGCATCATCGAGACGGTGTCGATCCCCGTCATGGCCAAGGCCCGCATCGGCCACTTCGTCGAAGCACAGGTGCTGCAGTCGCTCGGCGTTGACTACATCGACGAGTCGGAGGTTCTGAGTCCGGCCGACTATGTCAACCACATCGACAAGTGGCCGTTCACGGTTCCTTTCGTCTGCGGCGCGACCAACCTCGGTGAGGCGCTGCGTCGCATCAACGAGGGCGCGGCCATGATCCGTTCCAAGGGCGAGGCCGGCACCGGCGACGTCTCCGAGGCGACGAAGCACATCCGCACCATCAAGCGGGAGATCGCCCGCCTCGCCTCACTGAGCAACGACGAACTCTACGTTGCCGCGAAGGATCTTCAGGCGCCGTATGACCTCGTGCTTGAGGTTGCGAAGACCGGCACCCTTCCCGTCGTTCTCTTCACCGCGGGGGGCGTCGCGACGCCAGCGGATGCTGCGCTCATGATGCAGCTCGGCGCCGACGGCGTCTTCGTCGGCTCTGGCATCTTCAAGTCCGGTGATCCGGCCAAGCGCGCTGCCGCGATCGTGAAGGCGACGACGTTCTTCGACGACCCCGCCGTCATCGCCGAGACCTCTCGCGGTCTGGGCGAGGCGATGGTCGGCATCAACGTCGCCGATCTGGCCGCTCCGCACCGTCTCTCCGAGCGTGGCTGGTAG
- the secF gene encoding protein translocase subunit SecF: protein MASFSQFGNDLYTGKRSYDIVGKRRVWYIVAAIMILISVAGPFLRGGFQFGIEFRGGSEFQVESAATTDQAIGEDAVKAIVSNANPRVTIVGGQNVRIQTDTVTDDEALEIKSALATAYNVPTEQVNSSFIGATWGADVTGQSIRALIVFIILAGAVMALYFRTWKMSLAALIALGHDLIITAGVYGILGFEVTPAAVIGFLTILGYSLYDTVVVFDKIRENTSEDGSESSRTFGESVNLAVNQTLVRSINTSVVAVLPVAAILFIGAFVLGAGTLRDISLALFIGILVGTYSTIFIAAPVYAHLRENEEGIKKQRTKLLANRRAVAEQQ from the coding sequence ATGGCCAGCTTCTCCCAGTTCGGCAACGACCTCTACACCGGCAAGAGGTCCTACGACATCGTCGGAAAACGGCGTGTCTGGTACATCGTCGCCGCGATCATGATCCTCATCTCCGTGGCCGGCCCGTTCCTTCGAGGTGGCTTCCAGTTCGGAATCGAGTTCCGCGGCGGGTCCGAGTTCCAGGTCGAGTCGGCAGCGACCACCGATCAGGCGATCGGTGAGGATGCTGTCAAGGCGATCGTCTCCAATGCGAACCCCCGCGTGACGATCGTCGGTGGTCAGAACGTTCGCATCCAGACCGACACCGTGACCGATGACGAGGCCCTCGAGATCAAGTCGGCACTCGCCACGGCCTACAATGTGCCCACCGAGCAGGTCAACTCCTCATTCATCGGAGCGACCTGGGGGGCGGATGTCACAGGGCAGTCGATCCGCGCACTCATTGTCTTCATCATCCTCGCGGGCGCCGTGATGGCCCTATACTTCCGCACCTGGAAGATGTCGCTTGCTGCCCTGATCGCGCTCGGGCACGACCTCATCATCACTGCGGGTGTCTACGGCATCCTCGGCTTCGAGGTCACCCCGGCAGCGGTCATCGGCTTCCTCACGATCCTCGGATATTCGCTCTACGACACCGTCGTGGTGTTCGACAAGATCCGCGAGAACACCTCAGAAGACGGCTCCGAGTCGAGCCGCACCTTCGGGGAGTCCGTGAACCTCGCCGTCAACCAGACACTCGTGAGATCCATCAACACCTCCGTCGTCGCTGTTCTGCCTGTTGCGGCGATCCTCTTCATCGGAGCCTTCGTGCTCGGTGCCGGCACACTCCGCGACATCTCGCTCGCCCTGTTCATCGGAATCCTCGTGGGCACCTACTCCACGATCTTCATCGCTGCCCCGGTCTACGCGCACCTGCGTGAGAACGAGGAGGGCATCAAGAAGCAGCGCACCAAGCTGCTCGCGAACCGTCGGGCTGTCGCGGAGCAGCAGTGA
- the pdxT gene encoding pyridoxal 5'-phosphate synthase glutaminase subunit PdxT, whose product MAGSATTQHDSPRIGVLALQGDFREHRRVLAELGAVTVAVRRSSELDEIDGLVIPGGESTVMDKLSRSFGLSEPLKQKIAEGLPVYGTCAGLIMLSREILDGAEGQQSLGGLDIAVRRNAFGSQLDSFETDLDIPALGEHPLHAVFIRAPVVESVGEGVSVLAALEDGRVVAVEQGNLLGTSFHPEVTSDHRFHDYFLQKVRGHIHA is encoded by the coding sequence GTGGCTGGTAGCGCGACGACGCAGCACGACAGCCCCCGCATCGGAGTTCTCGCGCTCCAGGGCGACTTCCGCGAGCACCGGCGGGTGCTCGCGGAGCTGGGGGCGGTCACGGTCGCCGTGCGCCGCTCATCCGAGCTCGATGAGATCGACGGGCTCGTCATCCCGGGCGGGGAATCGACCGTCATGGACAAACTGTCACGCTCATTCGGGCTTTCGGAACCCTTGAAACAGAAGATCGCCGAGGGGCTTCCGGTGTACGGGACCTGCGCGGGGCTCATCATGCTGTCACGCGAGATCCTCGACGGGGCGGAGGGGCAGCAGTCTCTCGGCGGGCTGGACATCGCCGTACGCCGCAACGCGTTCGGCTCCCAGCTCGACTCCTTCGAAACCGATCTCGACATTCCGGCGCTGGGCGAGCATCCGCTTCATGCCGTGTTCATCCGTGCGCCCGTCGTCGAATCTGTGGGGGAGGGCGTGTCTGTTCTGGCCGCGCTCGAAGACGGGAGGGTTGTGGCAGTCGAGCAGGGAAATCTGCTCGGCACATCCTTCCACCCGGAGGTCACCAGCGACCACAGATTCCACGACTACTTTCTGCAGAAGGTTCGCGGCCACATCCACGCCTGA
- the ruvA gene encoding Holliday junction branch migration protein RuvA translates to MISSVRGIVLSASGTTAVIEVGGVGLAITVTPQHAMSLRAGAEAMVLTALIVREDDLALFGFSEAEGLRVFDLLRSVTGVGPKSAMGVLSAMTPDQVAIAVADDDDAAFRKVSGIGPKTAKLIVLSLTGKLLRPAAPATTIRTGADATTESLVAALVGLGWSEKVASQVSEEAVTDAAPGTSVQQLLRIALGTLGPGQIPRRDSAVDA, encoded by the coding sequence ATGATCTCATCCGTCCGCGGCATCGTGCTGTCAGCATCCGGCACCACTGCGGTGATCGAGGTCGGGGGAGTCGGCCTCGCCATCACCGTGACCCCACAGCATGCAATGTCTCTCAGAGCGGGTGCCGAGGCGATGGTCTTGACGGCGCTCATCGTGCGCGAAGACGATCTCGCACTCTTCGGATTCAGTGAGGCGGAGGGTCTGCGGGTGTTCGATCTCCTCCGGAGCGTCACCGGCGTCGGGCCGAAATCGGCCATGGGAGTGCTCTCCGCCATGACTCCCGACCAGGTCGCCATTGCCGTCGCGGATGACGATGACGCCGCCTTCCGCAAGGTCTCGGGCATCGGGCCTAAGACGGCGAAGCTCATCGTGCTCTCACTGACCGGAAAACTGCTGCGCCCTGCCGCCCCCGCCACAACCATCCGTACCGGTGCCGACGCCACGACTGAGAGCCTCGTCGCCGCCCTGGTCGGCCTCGGGTGGAGCGAGAAGGTCGCTTCGCAGGTTTCGGAGGAGGCAGTGACCGATGCCGCACCCGGCACGAGTGTGCAGCAGTTGCTGCGCATCGCGCTCGGCACTCTGGGGCCCGGCCAGATTCCGCGGCGTGATTCGGCGGTCGACGCATGA
- the ruvC gene encoding crossover junction endodeoxyribonuclease RuvC has translation MTLRVLGIDPGLTRCGVGVVDVEPDRSARLVHYGVIRTPPEMELERRLLLIGEGIQAIIEEFAPTAVALERVFAQHNLRTVMGTAQASGVALHMAAARGLRVGLHTPSEVKAAVTGYGTADKKQVATMVARILRLDAPPQPADAADALALALCHAWRGSAGGSSGGTAAAQDALTPAQRAWRAAERSSAKKVGGPS, from the coding sequence ATGACCCTCAGGGTGCTGGGCATCGATCCCGGACTCACGCGCTGCGGGGTCGGGGTCGTCGACGTCGAGCCCGATCGCTCAGCACGGCTCGTGCACTACGGGGTCATCCGCACCCCGCCCGAGATGGAACTCGAGCGACGGCTGCTGCTGATCGGCGAGGGCATCCAGGCCATCATCGAGGAGTTCGCCCCGACGGCGGTCGCCTTGGAGCGGGTCTTCGCGCAGCACAACCTCCGCACCGTCATGGGCACCGCCCAGGCGAGCGGCGTGGCACTCCACATGGCGGCTGCGCGCGGTCTGCGGGTGGGGCTGCACACGCCTTCCGAGGTGAAGGCGGCGGTCACCGGTTACGGCACGGCTGACAAGAAGCAGGTTGCGACGATGGTTGCGCGCATCCTCAGGCTCGACGCCCCTCCGCAGCCTGCGGACGCCGCCGATGCGCTCGCGCTCGCGCTCTGCCACGCCTGGCGGGGGTCTGCTGGCGGCTCTTCCGGGGGTACGGCGGCAGCACAGGATGCCCTCACCCCCGCTCAGAGGGCGTGGCGCGCCGCCGAGCGCAGCAGTGCGAAGAAAGTCGGCGGCCCCTCGTAG
- the yajC gene encoding preprotein translocase subunit YajC, with amino-acid sequence MDPLLIVMVAVLALFIFFQFRNSKKRRAEQEKLQSKMVPGAEIMTQFGLYGTLLSIDEESNEALVETTPGTVLRVHRQTILKVVEDDAVEAEDTTDSVELDDDSEPAFGERVDKADSADDDGADKRDS; translated from the coding sequence ATGGATCCGTTGCTCATCGTCATGGTCGCCGTTTTGGCCCTCTTCATCTTCTTCCAGTTCCGCAACTCGAAGAAGCGGCGCGCAGAGCAGGAGAAGCTGCAGTCCAAGATGGTGCCAGGAGCCGAGATCATGACGCAGTTCGGCCTGTACGGCACGCTGTTGTCGATCGACGAGGAGAGCAATGAGGCTCTTGTCGAGACCACGCCGGGAACTGTGCTGCGCGTGCACCGTCAGACGATCCTCAAGGTCGTGGAAGACGACGCCGTCGAGGCGGAAGACACCACCGATTCGGTCGAGCTCGATGACGACAGCGAGCCAGCGTTCGGTGAGCGCGTCGACAAGGCCGACAGCGCCGACGATGACGGTGCGGACAAGCGCGACTCCTAG
- the ruvB gene encoding Holliday junction branch migration DNA helicase RuvB yields MSAADFDEVGAGPDIVTPMPESQAELAFEGALRPKSLAEFVGQSKVRAQLELLLQAASMQNRTPDHILLAGPPGLGKTTLAMIVAHESGRQLRMSSGPAIQHAGDLAALLSSLLPGEVLFIDEIHRMARSAEEMLYLAMEDFRIDIMVGKGAGATSIPLDLAPFTLVGATTRAGLLPNPLRDRFGFTAHLEFYSDGELEQVITRAAHMLELRIDSGSLAEIAGRSRGTPRIANRLLRRVRDYSLVHRSDGLEAVNAALKLYDVDERGLDRLDRAVLMTVLQRFDGGPVGLGTLAASVGEEAETIESVVEPFLVRVGLITRTPRGRVATRSAWEHFGLSPQAAGHSGDGL; encoded by the coding sequence ATGAGCGCCGCCGACTTCGACGAGGTCGGGGCGGGTCCCGACATCGTGACTCCCATGCCCGAGTCGCAGGCCGAGCTCGCCTTCGAGGGTGCGCTTCGCCCGAAGTCGCTCGCCGAGTTCGTCGGGCAGTCGAAGGTGCGGGCACAGCTTGAGCTGTTGCTGCAGGCCGCCTCGATGCAGAACAGGACCCCCGACCACATCCTGCTTGCCGGGCCACCCGGCCTCGGCAAGACGACGCTTGCCATGATCGTCGCCCACGAGAGTGGGCGACAACTTCGCATGTCCAGCGGCCCAGCCATCCAGCATGCGGGTGATCTGGCGGCGTTGCTCTCGTCTCTGCTGCCCGGAGAAGTGCTGTTCATCGACGAGATCCATCGCATGGCGCGCTCGGCGGAGGAGATGCTCTATCTCGCGATGGAGGATTTCAGGATCGACATCATGGTCGGCAAAGGGGCAGGGGCAACCTCGATTCCGCTCGATCTCGCGCCGTTCACCCTCGTTGGTGCGACGACCCGGGCCGGCCTCCTGCCGAACCCGCTGCGTGATCGCTTCGGCTTCACCGCACACCTCGAGTTCTATTCCGACGGCGAACTCGAGCAGGTGATCACGCGCGCCGCGCACATGCTCGAGCTACGGATCGACAGCGGTTCGCTCGCCGAGATCGCCGGGCGGAGCAGGGGAACGCCTCGTATCGCCAACCGTCTGCTCCGACGGGTGCGAGATTACTCGCTCGTGCACCGATCCGACGGGCTCGAAGCCGTCAATGCGGCACTGAAGCTCTACGACGTCGACGAACGCGGACTCGACCGCCTCGACCGTGCCGTGCTCATGACTGTTCTCCAACGCTTCGACGGTGGGCCGGTCGGGCTCGGAACCCTCGCAGCCTCCGTCGGGGAGGAGGCCGAGACCATCGAGTCGGTGGTCGAGCCGTTCCTCGTGCGCGTCGGTCTCATAACGCGGACGCCACGCGGGAGGGTTGCGACCCGGTCGGCGTGGGAGCATTTCGGCCTCAGCCCACAGGCGGCGGGGCACTCAGGGGATGGCCTATAG